The segment CGCTGCGCAGCAAGTGTTTTTGAAAGGTTAACAAAAACCACCGGCTTCGTTTTGGCAGCGTCGAACCTGCCGCTTGCCAATTTTCGTTATTTGCCTGTTTGTGTGTCTCGCGCCTAATTAGCCTGTTGTTTCCGTGGTGCACCCTCGCTCGCCACCCGCCGCCACCTGagagattaattatttgcacgtTTGCCGTGTCACATCGACCCCGTCGGCTATTTATAGCCGGCCACTTTCGCGTGtgcaccttttttaaataggcCACGCGCTATTTCGGGCGACTCGCGGGGAAAACCGGCTATTTGATTGCCGGCGCATGGATTTCGCGAGATTTGCGACTGCTCAATGCTTACGCGAGGGGCAGAaagactaattttaaaatttctcggCACTGTATCACGCGTGATGTGTGCCTCTTGACTTTCTTTTAAACAGGTGAATTCTTGGCTCTGTTCGGCGGCTGACGTGAGCGAGAATTAAAGACGCTTTGAGAGAACAAGTGGTTGATCTTGTTCTCAAATGAAGAAGCAGAttacattatattatttaaagccTTTTACTGAAtcattttacagaaaatttgcgaaatatcctttttacttgaaatatgctacctaaaaattaagaaaaaactaaacattttccaggttgccgtttaaattggtgagaaaatcggcttaaaaatattcttgctAATCAAGCATTGTCTCCCTAGtgtaaaatcatgattttttaaacaatttagataatttttcctcaaaatgtCCACAGCATTGGATAAATTGCGACGAGAGGGGATTGAAATCAAGCGGAAAACCATTTAAttattcgagaaatttggcaaaatgtgAATGCGCCTGATCGCGGAGATAAACTGTCGCTagatttcacaaacaataaactcaattaacTATGTACTACTTCCAATGTAgtcaataatgcaaaaaaaaatttaattattagccTGTAAAGCTCGCTACATTCGATCGAATGTTCGTAGTTTTTCTCCAGTCTCTATTAATTCTTATACTACTAAAAGAAAGTTTCCCACGTGATTAGAGTTACTCTTACGCGGCGTTAAGTTGTCTTTTTGCACCTTTTAAGCGTTACTCCACCCACCCTATAGCGGTGAAGCTAAATGCAAGTTTCCTATCTCTGGTGGGTGCGATTTAAACGAGTGGAATGACTTGCATCAGCCGTGACGTGTTCTTTGTTcctcttattttaaattctggttTACTATCCAGCCGCCCACCAAGTCGATGGTACGCTAAACGGCCATCCCGAGAAGGAGAAGCAACTTGCTTGTTTTTGATTCGAAGCAAACTCCATCAGTCAAACGCGTCTCGGGCAAAAGAGCGGCCGAATTCATGATTCGGGAAAGcggcttttttaatgttagaAAATCCCTCGCTCGGATAGTCCGATTAGACGTGTTGTGTGTTTATTACTCTCTAAACAAGTGTATTTACATGGCGCACTTTgcagttaatttttagtgGCGAGTACACAAAGGCGATGAACAAGGACTGGCATTCCAGCCACTTCTGCTGCTGGCAGTGTGATGAGTCCCTCACCGGGCACCGCTACGTCCTTAGGGACGACCACCCTTACTGCATCTCGTGCTACGAGTCCGTCTTCGCCAACCAGTGCGAGGAGTGCAACAAGATCATTGGCATTGACTCTAAGGTGAGTGTAAACCATTTTGtcagcaaataaattgtgaatttcGCCAGTTGCGTCGTGTGAAAAgccaccaatagatggcgccagcggCTACTTTCGATTTTCATGCATTATTCCGCTGtaatttaagactcaatcctgtcactACGCATTCTGCTCttgaaatgatttcttttaatgTGCTAAAAACGAAATACAGTCCACCCAATCACCAAAGaggttttttcatttaaaaaaatcgtttttgcacgtttctacggcgattggctgaaccgaatAGGTTTCCCGAACaccaaaaaaagaaataattttaagggcTGAATTCGCAGCAGCAGGATCGAGGTTACAAAAAATCAGCCATTGATTTTCGTGTCTTATTTTTGGATTCGCAGGATTTGTCGTACAAAGACAAGCACTGGCACGAGGCCTGCTTCCTGTGCAGCAAATGCAGGGTGTCGTTGGTCGACAAGCAGTTCGGCGCCAAGGCCGACAAAATCTACTGCGGCAATTGCTACGACACGCAGTTCGCGTCCCGCTGCGATGGATGCGGCGAAATCTTCCGAGCAGGTGAGTGAAAGAGCCCCTGAGTGGGCGGCTGCACGTTCGCCCGGCATTGAGCGCGAGACGCTAATTGACATCAAATTTTCGAACGAGTGACACGTTTTAATCAGGCCACATGCAGACCTTCACGCCCGGTTCACAATGAGTCTTGCCTTAAATAGCGCCGATCCcagatttaattgaaactcgATTTGAGCTCCAACAATAATGAGCTGagctggagagagagagagatttgaAATCCATTCGACAgtgtcaattttaatcaagtgcATGACCAAACACCACTGCCACGCAGGTCAATTCGtagatttcaattttgacgTGTCCATGTCAGATCCGATTTCGTCATTTTCTCATTAAGCGAGTTTGACGGTGTATTTTCCCTTGGATAAAGTAAGTGAATGTTGAAAAAGTGAATGAcgcaaattctgaaatttagaaCGTCGTTGGCTGCGTTAAAGAACGCTGTACGTTTTAATCCTTTAACATTTTCTCAGACTAATTAACTATCGCTTGTCACTTTTCTTTGCGtcattattcatattttcacCCTCGCCACACCCTTGGTgaggtatgcaaccggcacgtCAGTCTGACctcgcaggttgcataccgcCACTCCAAAAGGGGAGCTAGATAGTGAGAGTCTGTCGGCCCACGTAGCTGTGCGACATTCTAACAAACACCGTAATGACCATCGTCATGCACGTCGACTTCATTGAAAAGTCCTTGATGGGCCGTATTTAACGCCGTTGTTATTCCATAAATTTCTCCGAACACACGCAGCGGCAGCAGGAGCGAACAATTGGTTCGATCAGATGAGCCCAGCTTGTTTGCTTTGCTCGTTTTACGTGTACAGATAGATAGGCTCTTTACATTGAGCTAGTTGCTGCTTTGAGACAACACACATGCGCTATAATGTCAAGGTGCTCGCCTGTCTCGTCAAAGAGACGACAATAAGCAAGCAAACGGCGGACCACCCTGTCTGAAAAACGCTGCCAACATCAATCAGCCGCGCGagcgaaatttcaattagccTTAAGTGCATATTTTATGGAAATGAGGCGTGCGTGCCTACGGCGGTGGAATGATCATTGCATGCGGAGTGATTTTACTACCTcactctgacaatgagacaaTGTCCTATggaaattaagtgaaatttcTTATATAGAAACTGCTCAACTCAAAACAACTGAAACTCACTCGGGCCGGTTTCTGACgtcttatattttatttaaatataatttggtttgatttactttgaattttatttgataagaCCAACACTTTCCGTGATTAGTCCAAATTCATTTGATTGATCATGATGACTTTGAGTTCATTGGGGAGGAAACTTTCCATACATCACGTTCATCCTGTCCCACGAGCCAATTTTGGACAAGTTTAGCGGTCAAGCGGTGCGACCAAAGCTGTTAACAGTAATTAAAAGTGACGAAGCAAGGTTTCTTCCATGCCCTCCAACGGATAGAGGGGAAATACTAAAACCGCGTTGCTCATCTCGGATTACGTGGTTTTCGCCCGGACCAAAGCAAAGCGGCTAACCGATCGCATTGCAGGCCAATTACCATACACCATGTATATTGGCTTCGGCTGAGTTGCGCGGTGCGTGTCGCAAAATGCATTCTTGTCGTTTCTTCTGCTTGTCTCTTACTCTATCCCACCGCTGCGGCTAGCAGTGTGTTTTGATTCCTTATATTGAGGCAAGGTCGTGGGGAGGGAAGGCCGAGGAGGCATGTGGGTGTTGGGCCAAAGGTGGGCTGGGCTGCCGCTGCCTGCGATCATTTCGCTCCAACAATGGCCACGAGCAGCTTCAACAGCAAAATCAACCTGCGGTTGTCCAACACCAAGACGGTCGGCGGCGACCGCATCAATCGCGCCCTCCGCAATGGCGAGGACGTCGCCGTCCTCTACGACGTCCTGCCGTCCCAAAAGTCCTCCAGCAATAAGGACTTCCATTGTGCCCTTAACGAGTTGTGCCGGAATGGCAATCCTGACTTCATCCAGCCAGGTAGGGTTCAAACGGCCCGATAATTCAAAGTGAGCGAACTATTCATAAGCCCTGATTATTCTGATCATTtcaaataagtaaaatatattttaaatttcaatgctgagctgtaaaatcatttattttcaattttgtctcACGTTTAATGACATTATTTAACTCTATATCAATCCATTAATGAGAAATATTACTTCAAACCCCAGAAAAAACCCCTGCTGCCATTCAAAGCTAACATATTTGTACGTGGCTCTAGAAATTTTGGGGATAAttcgcattttaatttggtataTTGTGGTacacttttgattttgctcACTGTATTATAGAGTTAGAAGGttacaaattattcaaactacCAACTGGATTGTCTGATTGCTGAAATCGTCAATATCCTTTCTCATtacactttaaattaaaattttatgttggtGCCACAAACtagaagtttaaaatttctctagAAGCTTGAAGAATCGAAGTCTTCCTTTAAATAAGCccattttctacaaaaattaattagttctTCAAAAGCGtgatttaaatagaaatttagtATAAATAGACAGAAACTGTGGAACGGGAAATTGGGATAGCCgcacttttaaattcaagccCGCTTACTGAAGAATATGAGACACAATAAGCCTTAGTCGTCCTATTTtctcgtaaatattttaattgccatGTCTCGCTTGTTAATACTTATGTTACTTTACACAATGGCATTTCATACATACGAAGGAATGCTTGAAGGTGAATTGCATCGCCTACATTTTatcaagataataaaaaactacGAATCTCTCCATTAAGTACTCAAGTGCCGTATGGATGCATGAATGGAGGACCGCCTGCCGCGTTTTTTATTCACTCTTTTTTATCGGTGcgagacaaaataaaactgtcaGTGACAAAGTGACCTTTAGCGTGTGTCAGGGATTGCCAATGCATGACGCGAGAGGAAAGTGCGCTTTTTGGTAGCCAAAGAGCTGTTTTGAGTTTTTTCCTCGTACTATATACGTCATACGCGCAAACAAGTGAACAGGCCTTTCCATTTAGCACGAAATTCACTCAACCTCAATCTATCAACATTAATCTCTGAATTATGCCTCGCTAATTTGCAAgacgagataaatttttgcaattaatctTTCAGCCAGTGCGAGGGAAAGTTCGCCAGGGACGGGTTCCTACCTATATTCGCGCTTTTATCCATCCTTGTGTGAAAAGGAATCGATTGAAAGATCGCTTTGTAAAGAATGAAGACTCTCTCTCTTTGTGAATGAGTCTGCCTTTTCTCGCCACAAAGTCTTTTTGTCATAAAGAGTGTCAATTAGCTTTGTTTGCGGATGGAGTTTTGACTAAATGGACGTTTAAACATagtcaatttgattttgacctttaaatttgaaacctCGGTTGTATACCCAAGTGATTAGTGATTTCTTCAGTGAAggcctaaaatttaaagttgcaATATGCTGCCATCTCTTATAGATCTGCGTTTTCCCCTGTGTCAAGTTTGGAGTCAATTCCTcttaaattttaggaaaattgcATCGACTACTGAAACTCATTTTATCTCTTTGCCTGTGATGTTATTTAGAAAGACAATGTATGTTCCTAAGGGCATTATATTAATAAGGCGTCTGATGCAACAAAGGAAAACAAACCAAAAAGCCCAAATTTCAAACGAGCCCCATATTTTGTGTGAAAAGGTCAGTTCTCACAGTGAACAGTCACGATCTGCCGCACATTAGCATGAAGTCGGCTATGCTAATTCGTGATAGCCGCCCAGAATTGCTCAATTACCATTTTGTGAGTGTGCACCGGCTGCTAATTACCAAGTCAAAGCCTTTTTAGTGATTCGCACCTCGTCGGCGGCATGAAAACGAGTGTCGTGTTTGATCAGCGGCGCCGACCGACGAGAGGCGCAGAAAATTGGGCCCCGCGCGAAAGAAAGGCATTCCATAGGTTAACCGGTTGACGACGTTGCATCTTTATAAGGAGTCGGGCAACACCTACGGTCGCCGATGatgtcataaaaataatgattcagACAATCTCAAAGCACTTGCTTCTTCGTGCATCTGTCTTTTCTTCTGCGAAAGGAAACGCACGTCGCGCTCTAGTCCGAATAAAGCCTGCAAACAACACGCGCACATGTGCAACAtggtttatttcaaatgaaagaGCGGTATTGTCTCTGGTGCGCAGCACGTGATGCCGTTTGGGCgcgtttcattttatttcacgtgCAGCCTTCATGCTCCAGAGACTTTGctcttcttgaaaaataacaacCGAGATCCGCTTTGAGATCTTAATCTCAATTCACCGCCTATTTTTTGCGCTTGGTcctgttaaatttaagattgctctttcgagatgggcaaaaactccgtgtcccaataacatcgcgaaTGAATAATActggaggaagcccagtcgAGAAAAGGTCCAGcccatttttattgaaatgcctagacattcgtcccgtgaaattaattcacgcatgctggaaaggcgcaaaccagcaagtagcgagtcggaaagctttcgTAATCCTCCCAAATCCTAATGGACTCATCATTgcaatgcaataaaatcaaatgttgGTGTAAATCATTCAACCTCAAAACATCGCAAAGCGTGCACATTACTTTCCTTATCTTTATGGAGTATTTTATTCGAggccatttaaaaatgcaatttctcagttttatttgaattcgaGTCCAAATTTGCTAATAAATGTGTCGATTTTGCGTTGGCAGGTACAAAGAAGATGGAATACAAGACCCGTCAGTGGCACGAGAAGTGTTTCTGCTGTTGCGTGTGCAGTACTCCGATCGGCACCAAGTCTTTCATCCCGCGCGAGCAGGAGATTTACTGTGCTGGCTGCTATGAGGACAAGTTCGCCACTCGCTGCACCAAGTGCAACAAGGTAATACCAtctttttcattgatttgagGAAATAATCATCGTTGGTTGAAGtttagatatttattattttcacgaCATGTTCCAGCTGCAACTGGTGCCTTATTCTAAGGCACCAGTTGGAGCCGAAACAagtcgagaaattaaaaatctcaactGGACCCAGCGAGGACAAGTCCGATTATTTCTccatctttttaatttaatttttttccaatttgaacTCCATTGAAAGTTGACTGTAAGAAATAgccttaaatatttacactaagttagcatttaaataaatt is part of the Cloeon dipterum chromosome 1, ieCloDipt1.1, whole genome shotgun sequence genome and harbors:
- the Lmpt gene encoding four and a half LIM domains protein 2 isoform X8, with the translated sequence MATSSFNSKINLRLSNTKTVGGDRINRALRNGEDVAVLYDVLPSQKSSSNKDFHCALNELCRNGNPDFIQPGTKKMEYKTRQWHEKCFCCCVCSTPIGTKSFIPREQEIYCAGCYEDKFATRCTKCNKIITTGGVTYKNEPWHRECFTCTHCNTSLAGQRFTSRDEKPYCAECFGELFAKRCTSCSKPITGIGGTRFISFEDRHWHNDCFVCATCKSSLVGRGFITDGDDIICPECAKQKLM
- the Lmpt gene encoding four and a half LIM domains protein 2 isoform X7 encodes the protein MNKDWHSSHFCCWQCDESLTGHRYVLRDDHPYCISCYESVFANQCEECNKIIGIDSKDLSYKDKHWHEACFLCSKCRVSLVDKQFGAKADKIYCGNCYDTQFASRCDGCGEIFRAGTKKMEYKTRQWHEKCFCCCVCSTPIGTKSFIPREQEIYCAGCYEDKFATRCTKCNKIITTGGVTYKNEPWHRECFTCTHCNTSLAGQRFTSRDEKPYCAECFGELFAKRCTSCSKPITGIGGTRFISFEDRHWHNDCFVCATCKSSLVGRGFITDGDDIICPECAKQKLM